In Novipirellula caenicola, the genomic stretch AATTGCGTCATACGCAGATGCCTTCAGTCGACGAACGATGGAATTCACTGGGCGGCGGGAGTTGAATAGTCACTTCGAGGCGAGTTGTCACCGCCGCTCCAATGCAACTTTCTGGCCATCCGCAGCCATCACTCTTCGTCAAGAGAAGCAGCGAGCCGCCTACGTTGACGATTGCTAAAGACAACCAAAGGGAATCCAAGCAATGCTGCGATGGCGCCGAAGAATCCAGAGTATACGAAATTGAGCCAAGGTCAGTGTGAGTATGAAACCGACGGATTGGAGAACCCTGGGGTACATGATCGGAATGGAGACCATGTATGTAACGAACAGCGTGGTAACCACACACCAGAAACCGCCGAAGGTCAAGCCAGCAACGTCAAGCACTGTCGCGATTGGGCCGACGCCTTGACGCGGTGCTTGGTCCAACGGTGGGCGATATGGATCGGGATTGATGGTCAATGCTGCCCCTTGCTCAGTCGGTTAACAGTGCCCGTCACCGGGCTGGGAAGGTTGATTCTCCATCCGCGCAAACCTGCATCTCAGGCTTGGGCGACTACAACGGTGTCTCTCGGATGCCAGGATACGCTTCGCGTTCACGGATTGCCACAGATTTCCCTATTGTGATGTCACAAGTTTTCATCCCTGCTTCACTGATCCTCAAATCCTCCCCGAACCAGGTATGCCGCAGTATTGCATCTGAATTCCAGCCGACTTCTCTCAATTGCCAATTGCTCGCATTCTTCAATCGCAATCGAAATAGCACCAAGAGCACGGGAGCAGTGCTGGAATCCCTCAGACTCGCAGCAAATCCTCTTTGCCAACGTTTGCCCGCGAATCACGCCAATGGACGCCAATGTGTAACGCGCGAAAGCCACGGAAGCGGCGACAGCGATCGCCGCGCTGTCCAGCCGGCAACGCGAATTGACGAGCAGGAGCGAGTTAAAACGCCCCATCCACAAGTGGACAAACACGGGCAAAAAGATGCTTGGCAAAAAGATGAAGACAGAAGAATGATGACACTCAACACTCCGATGTTTCAATCTTTCTAACGCACCCATTTTTCTGTCTATCGATCGTCCGAGCCAGGACCGATTGAAAATCACGAAATGTCTGGCTCGCGGCGCACACGCCGTCATTCCGCAAAATCAACCCTCGTTGGCACTCGAATGAACGCTTATGGGCAACGCACAATAGCTGCAGTGGAAATTGCCGAACTGTCAATCGGATGAATCGAATTGACAACCACGATCTCATTAAGTCGCAACGTCCTCGAATGGGTCATTGAAAAACAGGAAAATGGTTGACAGGAAAATGAAGACGAAACCACGATAGACTCCGTCCATCCAATTTTTCTGTCGAAATAATCTTTCTGTCGATCGATCGTCCGAGTAAGCACCGAACGAAATTAACAGCAATTCTGGCTCGCGGCGCACGCCGTTTTTTCGCAATACACGCGTCTTGGCTTGCCCCCTGCGATTGCGTGTTTGATCACATCGCAAATAACGACAGAAAGATTGACGCGGCAGAAAAATGCAGAGGCAAGAAAACGGGCAATCTATTTTCCAATCACTCACGCTAACCGCCCCAGTCGGTCTTCAGTCGCATCGCGACGAAATGCAATAGCGACGGAGGTGAGTCCGTGGAGCGACAACGCGATGGCAGGAGATCTCCGCAAACACCAGTTACCCCGCTAATCACCGCGAATGATCATCGCACTGTCCAATTGACGACGCGACTTAACGACCACGCGTGCAATAAGCCGCAACGTCCCCTGATGACCAACCCCCAGGCAAAAAAAATGGAGGACAAAAACATTTAGGGAGAATGATGAAGGTGCTCAACACACCGTCCTCTCAATCTTTTTGTCGCAACAGTCTTTCTGTCCTCACTTGCGGTATTCTAAATACAACGAAGGTCGTGAACGACGAGGACGACTGTCGCGGAATGAGTGTTCCGGACTCTCTGCGTATTCGGTTCGGCGATTGCTCGGACGATAGGTAGACAGAAATATTGGTGCGACAGAAAAACGAGACTGTCATGGCGTTTCGTAGTTGGACCTAAACACTCACGTTGTCTTCATTTTTTAACCGGTCATCTTTTAACCTTTTGCTTCTTCTCAGTCGCAAGACGACGATCCCGGAATAGACAACATCGCATTCTGCCTCTCCCATTTTCCTGCCCCTTCCATCTTCCTGCCCAACCTCGGGTTGCATGGCGTGCAGCTACCAACGCCTCGCACGTTTGCTGCTGTGGTCGTCCCGGATTCACGTTCGGGAAGCAGGCGACAATCGCAATATTTGTAGACAACCGATTGATTCGCCGCTTTCAATCTTTCTGTCGCAACAATCTTTCTGACCAACTACCGCTCACTCCTCACTCCTCACTTTGGTTATCCGCCGTATTCCTATTGCTGGATTCTATTTCCAAAACTCCCAGAATCGCCCGAAAATGGGAGCATAGCACATCGCAACCATTGCGATACCAATAGCCAGCCCACTAAACAGAAAGAGGAGTATACCCAACTTCAAGACGACTTGGTTTCGATGTCCACGCGGGTAACCAACCTGATCTGGTTCGGTAGGGTTTGTGTACTGAACTGCCATTGCAATTTGCCGGAGAGTTACCGCGACAGATTAGGGTGAGGACTAGATGCGTGTGCCGAGCGTTTCATTGTACCGCGACAATCGTCCAGCGATCTTCGGCGTGGTTTGAGTTTCCGATTGTCGTTGCAATGGGCCGGGAATGCCTTGTCGAATAGTGTTTGGGATCACATGGCCGCCGCCAATAGATCATGATCCCAAACCCGCGTCATCGGCGGCTCCTCTTCACCGCTTTGTTCAGCAACGTTTGGGCTAAGTCGGAGTATCGACGTGATCCCAATCTTTCGGTTTCAAAAAATTGACCAACCAGTTCAGCGTGTAGTGCCTTTGCTGAACGACACCAACCGCCGCGCTCATGGTGACGGAGACCGCGTTGTAATCCTGCGACCAATCAAGATCTTCGGGGATTATTCCGCCGTGATTTAGGTGTGCGTCCCGAATCGTCCAATGAATCCGCATAATCAAGTCCTGGGCATCAAGTATCTCAGCCTTGCTTCGCAGCTTGGCATCCGCGATGAAAGCAGGATTCGATTCATGCGGTTTAAGAATCTCGACCAACTGGGGGACATCACACATTCCGCTCGGCCAGTTTAGTTCTTCAACGTGACCAAGTGCCCATAAAAGCACCCAAATGCTTTCCAGACGCCACACAAGCTCTTGGCTTTCGGCGGGGTCCGGATCGTCATTCTGTAG encodes the following:
- a CDS encoding DUF4272 domain-containing protein, which produces MMIGFTLLIGCSIENTKPANKSAAEASHPDRNVEEPAGMPHMFTYPSPDTWEYANDRQRKRALRSFEELKKRNAPVYSGPLFGDDDDEVTLQNPEDVARRTLVLWAVELRGEGIPQKEAIELIEGLNLWGSVSPEEKRFLQNDDPDPAESQELVWRLESIWVLLWALGHVEELNWPSGMCDVPQLVEILKPHESNPAFIADAKLRSKAEILDAQDLIMRIHWTIRDAHLNHGGIIPEDLDWSQDYNAVSVTMSAAVGVVQQRHYTLNWLVNFLKPKDWDHVDTPT